In Sphingomonas crocodyli, a genomic segment contains:
- a CDS encoding NADH-quinone oxidoreductase subunit C — protein sequence MSHAFPRFAMPEGLADALTAALGDRLIQIRECVGEYALHVRREAVVEVVTILRDSLGYQQLMEIAGVDYPDRAERFEVVYCLLSLTKNHRIRVHVATDEVTPVPSVTGVWPVAGWLEREVYDMYGVLFDGNPDLRRILTDYGFKGHPQRKDFPLTGYVELRYSERDKRVVYEPVKLAQDFRSFDFMSPWEGADYILPGDEKASATQPGAPTPAPAQKAPEPVKGEAPPATPKTTESPAQTGEGKADPKGDGAK from the coding sequence GTGTCCCACGCCTTTCCGCGCTTCGCGATGCCCGAAGGGCTGGCCGATGCGCTGACCGCCGCGCTCGGCGATCGGCTGATCCAGATCCGCGAATGCGTCGGCGAATATGCGCTGCACGTCCGCCGTGAGGCGGTGGTCGAGGTGGTGACGATCCTGCGTGACAGCCTTGGCTATCAGCAGCTGATGGAAATCGCCGGCGTCGATTATCCCGATCGCGCGGAGCGGTTCGAGGTGGTCTATTGCCTCCTCAGCCTGACCAAGAACCACCGCATCCGCGTCCATGTCGCGACCGACGAAGTGACACCGGTGCCGTCGGTGACGGGCGTGTGGCCGGTCGCCGGCTGGCTCGAGCGCGAAGTGTACGACATGTACGGCGTGCTGTTCGACGGCAATCCGGACCTGCGCCGCATCCTGACCGATTACGGGTTCAAGGGGCATCCGCAGCGCAAGGACTTCCCGCTGACCGGCTATGTCGAACTGCGTTATTCGGAGCGCGACAAGCGCGTCGTCTATGAGCCGGTGAAGCTGGCGCAGGATTTCCGCAGCTTCGACTTCATGTCGCCGTGGGAAGGCGCCGATTACATCCTGCCGGGTGACGAGAAGGCGTCGGCGACCCAGCCGGGCGCGCCCACCCCGGCTCCCGCGCAGAAGGCGCCCGAGCCCGTGAAGGGCGAAGCGCCCCCGGCAACGCCCAAGACGACCGAGTCCCCGGCGCAGACCGGCGAGGGCAAGGCCGATCCCAAGGGCGACGGAGCGAAATGA
- a CDS encoding inositol monophosphatase family protein → MVAHSGLITVMDRAARKAAPRLRRDFNEVQQLQVSRKGPADFVSMADKRAEQTLYEELKKARPDWGFVMEEGGEIEGDPTKPRWIIDPLDGTSNFLHGIPHFAISIAVEEPRAGKDRGEITQALVYQPLTDESFWAEKGRGTWLQDRRLRVSARRELSESLVATGIPFMGHGNFKQWTSIFASVAPEVAGIRRFGAASLDLAWVAAGRFDAFWESDLKIWDVAAGILLVKEAGGFVSDFRGGDRFHERNEYLVTNEGLATRMNKLVAQGLKGA, encoded by the coding sequence ATGGTTGCCCATTCCGGCCTCATCACCGTCATGGACCGCGCCGCGCGCAAGGCGGCGCCGCGCCTGCGTCGCGACTTCAACGAGGTGCAGCAGCTCCAGGTGAGCCGCAAGGGGCCGGCCGACTTCGTGTCGATGGCCGACAAGCGCGCCGAACAGACCCTCTATGAGGAGCTGAAGAAGGCGCGGCCCGACTGGGGCTTCGTGATGGAAGAGGGCGGCGAGATCGAGGGCGATCCCACCAAGCCGCGCTGGATCATCGATCCGCTCGACGGCACCAGCAACTTCCTGCACGGCATCCCGCACTTCGCGATCTCGATCGCGGTCGAGGAGCCGCGCGCGGGCAAGGACCGTGGCGAGATCACGCAGGCGCTGGTCTATCAGCCGCTGACCGACGAGAGCTTCTGGGCCGAGAAGGGCCGTGGCACCTGGCTGCAGGATCGCCGCCTGCGCGTGTCGGCGCGGCGCGAGCTTTCGGAGTCGCTGGTCGCCACCGGCATTCCCTTCATGGGGCATGGCAATTTCAAGCAGTGGACGTCGATCTTCGCATCGGTCGCCCCGGAAGTCGCGGGTATCCGCCGCTTCGGTGCGGCGTCGCTCGATCTCGCCTGGGTCGCGGCGGGGCGTTTCGATGCCTTCTGGGAATCGGATCTCAAGATCTGGGACGTGGCGGCCGGTATCCTGCTGGTGAAGGAGGCGGGCGGCTTCGTGTCCGATTTCCGCGGCGGCGATCGCTTCCATGAGCGCAACGAATATCTCGTGACCAACGAGGGGCTTGCCACGCGCATGAACAAGCTGGTCGCGCAGGGCCTGAAGGGCGCCTGA
- the pgl gene encoding 6-phosphogluconolactonase has product MIEAEWWDYDDADEFAEAVAGDVGFIIESALDARGQALIALPGGKTPLPIYEKLAKAKINWKNVTIIPTDDRLVPLTDALSNTAMLAKIFLPKGARVLPVTTDKAADHHMAGKAADARLQDLHWPPDLVWLGMGADGHTASIFDGPDLQEALDAPKARRMVGVMPDPMPKDAAVARVTLTKAAILSARAITIVLTGDEKRALLEKAIEDGHSSKLPIGRVLADAEQAIDIHWAA; this is encoded by the coding sequence ATGATTGAAGCCGAATGGTGGGATTATGACGATGCCGATGAGTTCGCCGAGGCTGTGGCCGGCGATGTCGGCTTCATCATCGAAAGCGCGCTCGACGCGCGCGGGCAGGCGCTGATCGCGCTGCCGGGCGGCAAGACCCCGCTGCCGATCTATGAGAAGCTGGCCAAGGCGAAGATCAACTGGAAGAACGTCACGATCATCCCGACCGACGATCGCCTGGTGCCGTTGACCGACGCGCTGTCGAACACCGCGATGCTCGCCAAGATCTTCCTGCCCAAGGGCGCGCGCGTCCTGCCGGTGACGACCGACAAGGCTGCCGATCATCACATGGCCGGCAAGGCCGCCGACGCGCGGCTGCAGGATCTCCACTGGCCGCCCGATCTGGTCTGGCTGGGCATGGGCGCTGACGGCCACACCGCGTCGATCTTCGACGGGCCGGATCTGCAGGAGGCGCTCGACGCCCCCAAGGCGCGGCGGATGGTGGGCGTGATGCCCGATCCGATGCCGAAGGACGCAGCCGTCGCGCGCGTGACGCTGACCAAGGCTGCGATCCTGTCCGCCCGCGCGATCACGATCGTGCTGACCGGCGACGAGAAGCGCGCGCTGCTGGAGAAGGCGATCGAGGACGGCCATTCGTCGAAGCTGCCGATCGGCCGCGTGCTGGCCGATGCCGAGCAGGCGATCGACATCCACTGGGCGGCCTGA
- the zwf gene encoding glucose-6-phosphate dehydrogenase: MVRTPSGKLLLFGATGDLSQRMLLPSLYGLDADGLLPADLLIVATARSGHDDAGFRAFAEAALRKYVPAERCAEAALGTFLARLRYVPVDASKEGDFKALTDVVGSTDKGLSIFLSTAPSLFEATIDGLASAGLAGDGVRIGLEKPLGYDMASSREINDAVAAVFPEDRIFRIDHYLGKETVQNLLALRFANSLFEPLWKEGGIDHVQITVSETVGLEGRVGFYDGAGAIRDMVQNHMLQLLALVAMEPPAHFDSTSIRDEKVKVLRSLRRIDRTNADKMTVIGQYSAGAVAGGAVPGYAEELGKPSDTETFVAIKANIDNWRWKGVPFYLRTGKRLPSRQSEIFIQFKQVPHSIFEARGAVLQPNKLVIRLQPDENVRLLLMSKVPGLDRDGIKLREVPLDIAMPNAFADSHRRIAYERLLLDLVEGDQTLFVRRDEVEAQWEWVDAIRDGWSANAMKPRPYTAGTWGPSAAIALTERDGVTWHD, from the coding sequence ATGGTGCGCACACCCAGCGGCAAACTCCTGTTGTTCGGCGCGACCGGCGATCTGTCGCAGCGCATGCTGCTGCCCTCGCTCTACGGGCTCGACGCCGACGGACTGCTGCCGGCCGATCTGCTGATCGTCGCAACCGCACGGTCGGGCCATGACGATGCCGGCTTCCGCGCCTTCGCCGAGGCCGCCTTGCGTAAATATGTGCCCGCCGAACGCTGCGCGGAGGCCGCGCTCGGCACCTTCCTCGCCCGGCTGCGCTATGTGCCGGTCGATGCGTCGAAGGAGGGCGATTTCAAGGCGCTGACCGACGTCGTCGGATCGACCGACAAGGGTCTTTCCATCTTCCTTTCTACCGCGCCTTCCTTGTTCGAGGCCACGATCGACGGCCTCGCCTCGGCGGGGCTTGCGGGGGACGGGGTGCGGATCGGCCTCGAAAAGCCGCTGGGCTACGACATGGCGTCGAGCCGCGAGATCAACGACGCGGTCGCCGCCGTCTTCCCCGAGGATCGGATTTTCCGCATCGACCATTATCTGGGCAAGGAAACCGTCCAGAACCTGCTGGCCCTGCGCTTCGCCAATTCGCTGTTCGAGCCGCTGTGGAAGGAAGGCGGGATCGATCATGTCCAGATCACCGTATCCGAAACGGTGGGTCTGGAAGGCCGGGTCGGCTTCTATGACGGCGCCGGCGCGATTCGCGACATGGTGCAGAACCACATGCTCCAGCTGCTCGCGCTCGTCGCAATGGAGCCGCCCGCCCATTTCGATTCGACATCGATCCGCGATGAAAAGGTGAAGGTGCTGCGATCGCTGCGCCGGATCGACCGGACCAACGCCGACAAGATGACGGTGATCGGCCAGTATAGCGCCGGCGCGGTCGCGGGCGGCGCGGTGCCCGGCTATGCCGAGGAACTGGGCAAGCCGTCCGACACCGAAACCTTCGTCGCGATCAAGGCGAACATCGACAATTGGCGGTGGAAGGGCGTCCCCTTCTACCTGCGCACCGGCAAGCGCCTGCCCAGCCGCCAGTCCGAAATCTTCATCCAGTTCAAGCAGGTGCCGCATTCAATCTTCGAAGCGCGCGGCGCGGTGTTGCAACCCAACAAGCTGGTCATCCGTTTGCAGCCCGACGAAAATGTCCGCCTGCTGCTCATGTCCAAGGTGCCGGGGCTGGACCGCGACGGGATCAAATTGCGCGAAGTGCCGCTCGACATCGCCATGCCGAATGCTTTTGCCGACAGCCACCGCCGGATCGCCTATGAGCGGCTGCTGCTCGATCTGGTCGAAGGCGATCAGACCCTGTTCGTCCGCCGTGACGAGGTGGAGGCGCAGTGGGAGTGGGTCGATGCGATCCGCGACGGCTGGTCCGCCAACGCCATGAAACCCCGCCCCTATACCGCCGGTACATGGGGCCCATCTGCTGCCATCGCGCTTACCGAGCGGGATGGCGTTACCTGGCACGACTGA
- a CDS encoding energy transducer TonB family protein — protein MAKMWVRGAVLALVCAASAPAFAAPSPEWTGKVRQLLASKQDYPRAAQVRGDEGTAKLKIDVAADGSLAGVALVQPTGSATLDKEALAVARKVGAFPPPPGGAASVVVPLTWKMM, from the coding sequence ATGGCGAAGATGTGGGTTCGTGGCGCGGTATTGGCTCTGGTTTGCGCAGCCTCCGCGCCTGCCTTCGCGGCGCCTTCGCCCGAATGGACCGGCAAGGTCCGCCAGCTGCTCGCCTCCAAGCAGGATTATCCGCGCGCTGCGCAGGTTCGCGGCGACGAAGGCACCGCCAAGCTCAAGATCGATGTCGCTGCCGACGGTTCGCTTGCCGGCGTCGCGCTCGTGCAGCCGACGGGTTCGGCCACGCTCGACAAGGAAGCCCTCGCCGTCGCGCGCAAGGTCGGTGCCTTCCCGCCGCCGCCCGGTGGAGCCGCTTCGGTCGTCGTGCCGCTCACTTGGAAGATGATGTGA
- a CDS encoding nuclear transport factor 2 family protein — protein MIAHYNAQDADAYVALMTEDAAEAGYRGDVVRDGKEGVRSGLKAMFAQFPENRAEIITGQQLGDYVLLHEKVFRSNDAEPFEVMSIYSFEGDKVSRVEFVR, from the coding sequence ATGATCGCGCATTACAACGCGCAGGACGCCGACGCCTATGTCGCGCTGATGACCGAGGATGCGGCTGAGGCCGGCTATCGCGGTGATGTGGTGCGCGACGGCAAGGAAGGCGTGCGTTCGGGCCTGAAGGCCATGTTTGCGCAATTCCCGGAAAACCGCGCCGAGATCATCACCGGGCAGCAGCTGGGCGATTATGTCCTGCTGCATGAAAAGGTGTTCCGTTCGAACGACGCCGAGCCGTTCGAGGTGATGAGCATCTACAGTTTCGAAGGCGACAAGGTGTCGCGCGTGGAGTTCGTTCGCTAA
- a CDS encoding NuoB/complex I 20 kDa subunit family protein — protein MGVILDPAANPHPTENAIVPPDADFFNSLQSEVNDKGFLVTSAEDLFTWARTGSLWWMTFGLACCAVEMIHVNMPRYDMERFGAAPRASPRQSDVMIVAGTLCNKMAPALRRVYDQMSEPKYVISMGSCANGGGYYHYSYSVVRGCDRIVPVDIYVPGCPPTAEALLYGVMQLQRKIRRVGTFER, from the coding sequence ATGGGAGTGATCCTCGATCCGGCTGCGAACCCGCATCCGACGGAAAATGCCATCGTCCCGCCCGACGCGGACTTCTTCAATTCGCTTCAGTCCGAAGTGAACGACAAGGGCTTCCTCGTTACCTCGGCGGAAGACCTGTTCACCTGGGCGCGCACCGGCTCCTTGTGGTGGATGACCTTCGGCCTCGCCTGCTGCGCGGTCGAAATGATCCACGTCAACATGCCGCGCTACGACATGGAGCGTTTCGGTGCCGCGCCGCGCGCTTCGCCGCGCCAGTCGGACGTGATGATCGTCGCGGGCACGCTGTGCAACAAGATGGCCCCGGCGCTGCGTCGCGTTTACGATCAGATGTCGGAACCGAAATACGTCATCTCGATGGGCAGCTGCGCCAATGGCGGCGGCTATTACCATTATAGCTACAGCGTCGTGCGTGGCTGCGATCGGATCGTGCCCGTGGACATCTACGTCCCCGGTTGCCCGCCGACCGCCGAAGCCCTGCTCTACGGCGTGATGCAGCTGCAGCGGAAGATCCGCCGCGTCGGGACGTTTGAACGATGA
- the efp gene encoding elongation factor P encodes MKISGVDIRPGNIIEYEGGIWRAVKIQHTQPGKGGAYMQVELKNLRDGRKNNVRFRSAETVERVRLDTKDFQFLFADGETLTFMDKDNYDQITLPRDLLGDAAAFLQDGMDVVMELYDEEPINVQLPDQVEAVIVEADAVVKGQTASSSYKPALLDNGVRVMVPPHISSGTKIVVDVYSQEYVRRAD; translated from the coding sequence ATGAAGATCAGCGGCGTGGACATTCGTCCCGGCAACATCATCGAATATGAAGGCGGCATCTGGCGCGCTGTGAAGATCCAGCACACCCAGCCCGGCAAGGGCGGGGCCTATATGCAGGTCGAACTGAAGAATCTGCGCGACGGCCGCAAGAACAATGTGCGCTTCCGTTCGGCCGAAACGGTCGAGCGCGTTCGCCTGGACACCAAGGATTTCCAGTTCCTGTTCGCGGACGGCGAAACGCTGACCTTCATGGACAAGGACAATTACGACCAGATCACGCTGCCGCGCGACCTGCTCGGCGACGCCGCGGCCTTCCTGCAGGACGGCATGGACGTGGTGATGGAGCTTTACGACGAAGAGCCGATCAACGTGCAGCTGCCCGATCAGGTCGAGGCCGTGATCGTCGAGGCCGATGCCGTCGTGAAGGGGCAGACCGCCTCGTCCAGCTACAAGCCGGCTCTGCTCGACAACGGCGTGCGCGTCATGGTTCCCCCGCATATCTCGTCGGGCACCAAGATCGTCGTCGACGTTTACAGCCAGGAATATGTCCGCCGCGCGGATTGA
- a CDS encoding NADH-quinone oxidoreductase subunit D, with amino-acid sequence MASAYEALTPDKPTVGDVEIQNYTINFGPQHPAAHGVLRMVMELDGEIVERVDPHVGLLHRGTEKLIEYKTYLQALPYFDRLDYCSPLGMEHSYVLAVEKLLQIEVPIRAQYLRVFFAELTRICNHMLNLGSHVMDVGAMTPNLWLFEIREDCLNFFERMSGARMHHAYLRPGGVHQDVPLKLLTDIGDWLDTRLPRLFEDAISLVADNRIFKQRNVDIGVVSRDEAIAWGFSGPMIRAAGVPWDIRKSQPYDVYDRMDFEIPVGTKGDCYDRFMVRVEEVRQSARIMKQCLSEMPEGPIASLDRKVVPPKRGEMKRSMEALIHHFKLYTEGFHVPAGDVYVATESPKGEFGVYLVSDGSNKPYRCKIRPTAFSHLQAMDFMMKGHMLADTTAILSAIDVVFGECDR; translated from the coding sequence ATGGCCAGCGCTTACGAAGCTCTTACCCCCGACAAGCCGACCGTCGGCGACGTCGAGATCCAGAATTACACGATCAACTTCGGCCCGCAGCATCCGGCCGCGCACGGCGTGCTGCGCATGGTGATGGAGCTGGACGGCGAAATCGTCGAACGCGTCGATCCGCATGTCGGCCTGCTCCACCGCGGCACCGAAAAGCTGATCGAGTATAAGACCTATCTGCAGGCGCTGCCGTACTTCGATCGCCTCGATTATTGCTCGCCGCTGGGCATGGAGCACAGCTATGTGCTCGCGGTCGAAAAGCTGCTCCAGATCGAAGTGCCGATCCGCGCGCAATATCTGCGCGTGTTCTTCGCCGAGCTGACCCGCATCTGCAACCACATGCTCAACCTCGGCTCGCACGTCATGGACGTCGGCGCGATGACGCCGAACCTGTGGCTGTTCGAAATCCGCGAGGATTGCCTCAACTTCTTTGAGCGCATGTCGGGCGCGCGCATGCACCATGCCTATCTGCGTCCGGGCGGCGTGCATCAGGATGTGCCGCTCAAGCTGCTGACCGACATCGGCGACTGGCTCGACACCCGCCTGCCGCGCCTGTTCGAGGATGCGATCAGCCTGGTCGCCGACAACCGCATCTTCAAGCAGCGCAACGTCGATATCGGCGTTGTCAGCCGCGACGAGGCGATCGCCTGGGGCTTTTCCGGCCCGATGATCCGCGCGGCCGGCGTGCCGTGGGATATCCGCAAGAGCCAGCCCTACGACGTCTATGATCGCATGGACTTCGAAATCCCGGTCGGCACCAAGGGCGATTGCTATGATCGCTTCATGGTCCGCGTCGAGGAAGTCCGCCAGTCGGCGCGCATCATGAAGCAGTGCCTCAGCGAAATGCCCGAAGGGCCGATCGCCAGCCTCGATCGCAAGGTCGTCCCGCCCAAGCGCGGTGAGATGAAGCGATCGATGGAAGCGCTGATCCACCACTTCAAGCTCTATACCGAGGGCTTCCACGTCCCCGCCGGCGACGTTTACGTTGCGACCGAAAGCCCGAAGGGCGAGTTCGGCGTCTATCTGGTGTCGGACGGCTCCAACAAACCCTATCGCTGCAAGATCCGGCCGACCGCGTTTTCGCATCTGCAGGCGATGGATTTCATGATGAAGGGCCACATGCTGGCCGACACCACTGCGATCCTTTCCGCGATCGACGTCGTGTTCGGGGAGTGCGACCGGTGA
- the glk gene encoding glucokinase, which yields MKLVAVDLGGTHARFALAEVEPGGRPRMEEARKYKTADYPDLPAAWAAFAKDCGCDLPPAASIAIAGPVEGELIRFTNSSWTIRPKTIAADLGVDKVHLMNDFAAMAAAVSVLKDDELVYIGGPPGDLPDEGVTSVIGPGTGLGVAQLLRRDGRAAVLPTEGGHLDFAPLDPVEERLLQRLRTRYRRVSTERIASGPGLSNIYESLAATEGVAIVPVEDPVLWQAAIDGTNRLAASALDRFIMILGSVAGDLALAHGANAVVLTGGLSNRIKDRIAGPLFNERFRAKGRFEKRMGQFPIRLAVHPDPGLLGAATAFGTDLE from the coding sequence ATGAAGCTCGTCGCGGTCGATCTGGGGGGAACCCACGCCCGCTTCGCGCTGGCCGAGGTCGAGCCCGGCGGCCGCCCCCGCATGGAGGAGGCGCGCAAGTACAAGACTGCCGACTATCCCGATCTGCCCGCCGCCTGGGCCGCCTTCGCCAAAGACTGCGGCTGCGATCTGCCGCCCGCCGCGAGCATCGCGATAGCGGGGCCAGTCGAGGGCGAGCTGATCCGTTTCACCAACAGCAGCTGGACGATCCGGCCGAAGACGATCGCCGCCGATCTGGGCGTCGACAAGGTCCACCTGATGAACGATTTCGCGGCGATGGCCGCGGCGGTCAGCGTGCTGAAGGACGACGAACTCGTCTATATCGGCGGCCCGCCGGGCGACCTGCCCGACGAAGGCGTGACCAGCGTGATCGGGCCGGGCACGGGCCTGGGCGTCGCGCAGTTGCTGCGCCGTGACGGCCGCGCCGCCGTCTTGCCGACCGAGGGAGGGCATCTGGATTTCGCGCCGCTCGATCCGGTCGAGGAACGGCTGCTGCAGCGGCTGCGCACGCGCTATCGCCGTGTATCGACCGAGCGGATCGCATCCGGCCCCGGCCTGTCCAACATCTACGAATCGCTGGCGGCGACCGAAGGGGTGGCGATCGTGCCGGTCGAGGATCCCGTGCTGTGGCAGGCGGCGATCGACGGGACCAATCGGCTGGCGGCCAGCGCGCTCGATCGCTTCATCATGATTTTGGGGTCGGTCGCGGGCGATCTGGCGCTCGCGCACGGCGCCAATGCGGTGGTGCTGACCGGGGGGCTATCCAATCGCATCAAGGATCGGATTGCGGGCCCTTTGTTCAACGAACGCTTTCGCGCCAAGGGCCGGTTCGAAAAGCGGATGGGCCAATTCCCCATCCGCCTTGCGGTTCATCCCGACCCCGGGCTGCTCGGCGCAGCCACGGCGTTCGGGACCGATCTGGAATAG
- the ndhC gene encoding NADH-quinone oxidoreductase subunit A: MASVAAGYLPILLFLGVALALSSAFVFLPMLVGRATGTHQPSPEKLTEYECGFPAFEDSRAQFDVRFYLIAILFIIFDLEAAFLYPWAVSLGAIGFAGWLSMMIFLVELTIGYIYAWKKGALEWE; this comes from the coding sequence ATGGCGTCGGTCGCCGCCGGATATCTGCCGATCCTGCTGTTTCTGGGTGTCGCGCTCGCATTGTCGAGCGCCTTCGTCTTCCTGCCGATGCTTGTCGGCCGGGCGACGGGCACCCATCAGCCTTCGCCTGAAAAGCTCACCGAATATGAGTGCGGCTTTCCCGCGTTCGAGGATAGCCGCGCGCAATTCGACGTGCGGTTCTACCTGATCGCGATTCTGTTCATCATCTTCGATCTCGAAGCGGCCTTCCTGTATCCGTGGGCGGTCTCGCTCGGCGCGATCGGCTTTGCCGGCTGGCTGTCGATGATGATCTTCCTGGTCGAACTGACCATCGGTTACATCTATGCGTGGAAGAAGGGAGCGCTGGAATGGGAGTGA
- the edd gene encoding phosphogluconate dehydratase, which produces MALHVEVEAVTARIVARSAPTRSAYLDLIARERDTGVDRPNLSCGNLAHGFAASGDDKAAIRGGTAMNIGIVTAFNDMLSAHQPYGRYPEQMKVFAREIGVTAQVAGGVPAMCDGVTQGQRGMELSLFSRDTIALSTAVALSHGMFEGAALLGICDKIVPGLLIGALRFGHLPTILIPAGPMPSGLANKEKVRVRQLYAEGKVGREELLEAEAASYHGAGTCTFYGTANSNQMMMEMMGLHIPGAAFVNPGTKLRQELTRAAVHRLAEIGWDGEDYRPLGLCIDEKAIVNAVIGLLATGGSTNHAIHIPAIARAAGIVIDWEDIDRLSAVVPLIARVYPNGAGDTNHFHVAGGMAFVIDTLMDAGLMHGDLMTVAKGGMGDYAKEVALDGEALAWTDAPSPSRDTDMLRPASDPFQPDGGMRLVRGNLGRGTFKTSAVDQSRWTIEAPARCFDDQDQVNAAFKAGELDRDVVVVVRFQGPRANGMPELHKLTPALGVLQDRGHKVALVTDGRMSGASGKVPAAIHLTPEALAGGPIAKLRDGDIVRLCAETGAIEALVDAGEWAAREDAMPPPPQIGTGRELFAFMRAGADSAEAGGSAMLALAGL; this is translated from the coding sequence ATGGCGCTGCACGTCGAGGTCGAAGCCGTCACCGCCCGCATCGTCGCGCGGTCGGCGCCGACGCGCAGCGCCTATCTCGATCTGATCGCGCGCGAACGCGATACCGGGGTTGATCGCCCGAACCTGTCATGCGGCAATCTCGCCCACGGATTCGCGGCATCGGGGGACGACAAGGCCGCGATCCGTGGCGGCACCGCCATGAATATCGGCATCGTCACCGCCTTCAATGACATGCTGTCGGCGCATCAGCCTTATGGCCGCTACCCCGAACAGATGAAGGTCTTCGCCCGCGAAATCGGTGTGACGGCGCAGGTGGCGGGCGGCGTCCCCGCCATGTGCGATGGGGTGACGCAGGGGCAGCGCGGCATGGAATTGTCGCTGTTCAGCCGCGATACGATCGCGCTCTCGACCGCCGTCGCCTTGAGCCACGGCATGTTCGAGGGCGCAGCCCTGCTGGGCATTTGCGACAAGATCGTCCCCGGCCTGCTGATCGGCGCTTTGCGCTTCGGCCATCTGCCGACGATCCTGATCCCCGCTGGGCCGATGCCATCCGGCCTCGCCAACAAGGAGAAGGTGCGCGTCCGTCAGCTTTATGCCGAGGGCAAGGTGGGGCGTGAGGAGCTGCTGGAGGCCGAAGCCGCGAGCTATCACGGCGCGGGCACCTGCACCTTCTATGGCACCGCCAATTCGAACCAGATGATGATGGAGATGATGGGCCTCCACATCCCCGGCGCGGCCTTCGTCAATCCGGGCACCAAGTTGCGCCAGGAATTGACCCGCGCCGCCGTCCACCGCCTTGCCGAGATCGGCTGGGATGGGGAGGATTATCGCCCGCTGGGGCTGTGCATCGACGAGAAGGCGATCGTGAATGCGGTGATCGGCCTGCTCGCGACGGGCGGATCGACCAACCATGCGATCCACATCCCCGCGATCGCGCGCGCGGCCGGGATCGTGATCGATTGGGAGGATATCGACCGCCTCTCCGCCGTCGTGCCGCTGATCGCGCGCGTCTATCCGAACGGCGCGGGCGACACGAACCACTTCCACGTGGCCGGCGGCATGGCCTTCGTGATCGACACGCTGATGGATGCCGGGCTGATGCACGGCGATCTGATGACCGTCGCGAAGGGCGGCATGGGCGATTATGCGAAGGAGGTCGCGCTGGATGGCGAGGCGCTGGCGTGGACCGACGCCCCCTCCCCCTCGCGCGACACCGATATGCTGCGCCCGGCGAGCGATCCGTTCCAGCCCGATGGCGGCATGCGGCTCGTCCGCGGCAATCTGGGACGCGGCACCTTCAAGACGAGCGCGGTCGATCAGAGCCGTTGGACGATCGAGGCGCCGGCCCGCTGCTTCGACGATCAGGATCAGGTCAACGCCGCGTTCAAGGCGGGCGAACTCGATCGCGACGTTGTGGTCGTCGTCCGCTTCCAGGGGCCGCGCGCCAACGGCATGCCCGAACTTCACAAGCTGACCCCGGCGCTGGGCGTGTTGCAGGATCGCGGGCACAAGGTCGCTTTGGTCACCGACGGGCGCATGTCGGGCGCGTCGGGCAAGGTGCCCGCCGCGATCCACCTGACGCCGGAGGCGCTGGCTGGCGGCCCGATCGCCAAGCTGCGCGACGGCGACATCGTTCGCCTGTGCGCCGAAACCGGCGCGATCGAGGCGTTGGTCGATGCAGGCGAATGGGCCGCGCGCGAAGATGCGATGCCCCCGCCGCCGCAGATCGGCACGGGCCGCGAACTTTTCGCCTTCATGCGCGCGGGGGCCGACAGCGCCGAGGCGGGCGGTTCGGCGATGCTGGCGCTGGCGGGACTCTGA